In Pseudomonadota bacterium, one genomic interval encodes:
- a CDS encoding enoyl-CoA hydratase/isomerase family protein yields MGFNSIVYEKKDKVAKITLNTPPSNWLTISMMKEINEVLVEVKKDQSVQLLVFDHAGEKAFCDGVDVADHTDDKVDEMIDVFHGMFRHMAEMDVITVAVVNGRSLGGGCELSSFCDIVIASEKARIGQPEIAVGVFPPVAAALFPKIIGLKKTYELLLTGKALNAKEAEAIGLVNVVLPVENFKAEVDKYLAEYLNKSRPVSIWTKRAIKAGLDLNFTDALKASEIIYLHGCMKTEDAVEGIGAFMEKRKPVWKDK; encoded by the coding sequence ATGGGTTTCAATAGTATTGTTTATGAAAAAAAAGATAAGGTTGCAAAGATAACACTTAATACGCCTCCTTCAAACTGGCTTACCATCTCTATGATGAAAGAGATCAATGAAGTGCTTGTTGAGGTAAAAAAGGATCAATCTGTACAACTTCTCGTTTTTGATCATGCAGGAGAGAAGGCATTCTGTGACGGTGTAGATGTTGCAGACCACACAGACGACAAAGTGGATGAAATGATCGATGTCTTCCACGGGATGTTCAGGCACATGGCAGAGATGGATGTTATTACCGTTGCAGTAGTAAACGGCAGATCTCTGGGCGGTGGCTGCGAACTCTCAAGCTTCTGTGATATCGTGATCGCCTCTGAGAAGGCAAGAATAGGTCAACCGGAGATTGCCGTAGGTGTGTTCCCGCCTGTTGCCGCTGCATTGTTCCCTAAGATCATCGGCCTTAAAAAGACCTACGAGCTTCTCCTGACAGGCAAGGCTCTGAACGCAAAAGAAGCTGAGGCCATAGGTCTCGTAAATGTTGTACTTCCTGTTGAAAATTTCAAGGCTGAAGTGGATAAATATCTTGCTGAATATCTGAACAAGAGCAGGCCGGTCAGCATCTGGACAAAGCGCGCCATTAAGGCAGGGCTTGACCTGAATTTCACCGATGCATTGAAAGCATCTGAAATTATTTATCTTCATGGCTGTATGAAAACAGAAGATGCAGTTGAGGGCATCGGTGCTTTTATGGAAAAAAGAAAACCTGTCTGGAAGGATAAATAA